Proteins from a single region of Amyelois transitella isolate CPQ chromosome 31, ilAmyTran1.1, whole genome shotgun sequence:
- the LOC106129204 gene encoding GILT-like protein 1 isoform X2, translating into MKCLVFVCLAVMLCGAYAKHKKDDNKVKIAVYYESLCPDSKKFITTQLAPVWRDFKGAVKVKLVPYGKSTHDKVNGKWQFTCHHGPEECYGNKVQSCILKDKSLADTEKMELVICLMGQSSPDKALDTCLAQLKKESEANKLKNCAGGDQGDNLLASYGDKTDAVFRPLSFVPTVIINEKFDQAVQDEAFKDLKSVVCRVAVNKPSVC; encoded by the exons ATGAAGTGTTTAGTGTTTGTCTGTTTGGCTGTAATGCTGTGCGGGGCCTATGCTAAACATAAAAAGGACGACAacaag GTGAAAATAGCAGTTTACTACGAGTCCCTATGTCCTGACTCCAAGAAGTTCATCACGACGCAGCTGGCGCCGGTGTGGAGGGACTTCAAGGGGGCCGTCAAAGTCAAATTGGTTCCTTACGGGAAGAGCACG cACGACAAAGTCAACGGTAAATGGCAGTTCACATGCCATCACGGGCCAGAGGAATGCTATGGCAACAAG GTACAGTCATGCATCCTGAAGGACAAAAGCTTAGCTGACACTGAGAAGATGGAACTGGTCATCTGTCTGATGGGCCAGAGCAGTCCGGACAAGGCGTTGGACACg TGCCTAGctcaattgaaaaaagaatccgaAGCCAATAAGCTGAAGAACTGCGCAGGCGGCGACCAAGGCGACAACCTGCTAGCTTCGTACGGAGACAAGACAGACGCTGTATTCAGACCGTTGAGTTTCGTGCCAACTGTAATTATAAACGAGAAATTCGACCAAGCCGTTCAGGATGAGGCTTTCAAAGACCTAAAAAGCGTGGTTTGTCGCGTTGCAGTGAATAAGCCGTCCGTTTGTTGA
- the LOC106129204 gene encoding GILT-like protein 1 isoform X1 codes for MKRCVVLVLKKLYQNKMKCLVFVCLAVMLCGAYAKHKKDDNKVKIAVYYESLCPDSKKFITTQLAPVWRDFKGAVKVKLVPYGKSTHDKVNGKWQFTCHHGPEECYGNKVQSCILKDKSLADTEKMELVICLMGQSSPDKALDTCLAQLKKESEANKLKNCAGGDQGDNLLASYGDKTDAVFRPLSFVPTVIINEKFDQAVQDEAFKDLKSVVCRVAVNKPSVC; via the exons atgaagaGGTGCGTAGTGTTGGTTTTGAAGAAATTGTATCAA aATAAAATGAAGTGTTTAGTGTTTGTCTGTTTGGCTGTAATGCTGTGCGGGGCCTATGCTAAACATAAAAAGGACGACAacaag GTGAAAATAGCAGTTTACTACGAGTCCCTATGTCCTGACTCCAAGAAGTTCATCACGACGCAGCTGGCGCCGGTGTGGAGGGACTTCAAGGGGGCCGTCAAAGTCAAATTGGTTCCTTACGGGAAGAGCACG cACGACAAAGTCAACGGTAAATGGCAGTTCACATGCCATCACGGGCCAGAGGAATGCTATGGCAACAAG GTACAGTCATGCATCCTGAAGGACAAAAGCTTAGCTGACACTGAGAAGATGGAACTGGTCATCTGTCTGATGGGCCAGAGCAGTCCGGACAAGGCGTTGGACACg TGCCTAGctcaattgaaaaaagaatccgaAGCCAATAAGCTGAAGAACTGCGCAGGCGGCGACCAAGGCGACAACCTGCTAGCTTCGTACGGAGACAAGACAGACGCTGTATTCAGACCGTTGAGTTTCGTGCCAACTGTAATTATAAACGAGAAATTCGACCAAGCCGTTCAGGATGAGGCTTTCAAAGACCTAAAAAGCGTGGTTTGTCGCGTTGCAGTGAATAAGCCGTCCGTTTGTTGA